The Camelus dromedarius isolate mCamDro1 chromosome 25, mCamDro1.pat, whole genome shotgun sequence genome has a segment encoding these proteins:
- the ARHGDIB gene encoding rho GDP-dissociation inhibitor 2, translating to MTEKAPEPHLEEDDDDVDGKLNYKPPPQKSLKELQEMDKDDESLIKYKKTLLGDGPVVADPTAPNVTVTRLTLVCESAPGPITMDLTGDLEALKKETFVLKEGVEYRVKIHFKVNKDIVSGLKYVQHTYRTGVKVDKATFMVGSYGPRPEEYEFLTPTEEAPKGMLARGTYHNKSFFTDDDKHDHLTWEWNLSIKKEWTE from the exons ATGACTGAAAAGGCCCCAGAACCACACCTGGAGGAGGATGACGATGACGTGGACGGCAAACTCAATTACAAGCCCCCACCTCAGAAGTCCCTGAAGGAGCTGCAGGAGATGGACAAAGATGACGAAAGTCTGATTAAGTACAAGAAGACGCTCCTGGGGGATGGTCCTGTGGTAGCAG ACCCAACAGCCCCCAATGTCACTGTTACCCGCCTTACCCTGGTTTGTGAAAGTGCCCCAGGACCAATCACCATGGACCTCACAG GGGATCTGGAAGCcctgaaaaaagaaacttttgtgcTAAAGGAAGGTGTTGAATATAGAGTCAAAATTCACTTCAAA GTGAACAAGGACATTGTGTCAGGCCTGAAATATGTTCAGCACACCTACCGGACTGGGGTGAAAG tggATAAAGCGACGTTCATGGTTGGCAGCTATGGACCTCGGCCCGAAGAGTATGAGTTTCTGACTCCTACTGAGGAGGCGCCCAAGGGCATGCTGGCCCGAGGCACTTACCACAACAAGTCCTTCTTCACGGACGATGACAAGCATGACCACCTCACCTGGGAGTGGAACCTGTCCATTAAGAAGGAGTGGACAGAATGA